In Mytilus galloprovincialis chromosome 1, xbMytGall1.hap1.1, whole genome shotgun sequence, the following are encoded in one genomic region:
- the LOC143059014 gene encoding dynein light chain Tctex-type 5-B-like — MAGLTAQGRDLGTRVSSLFEIPDKRLTAIGSSITSYACDPRLSEDTGRPAKKVYYENTFKLEPDSKFRADKVKPIIDDIFAKNLEGRKYDPIECSILSKSLAEELKLKVKELNFKRYKIISLVTIGQQNDQGVRIGSRYLWDHERDSFACSSFHNKYVYAVGTVYALYYE, encoded by the exons ATGGCAGGACTAACTGCTCAGGGAAGAGATTTGGGAACTAGGGTCTCTAGTTTATTTGAAATACCCGATAAAAGATTGACAGCCATTGGTTCTAGTATAACTTCTTATGCCTGTGATCCAAGACTCTCGGAGGATACAGGAAGACCCGCGAAGAAG GTATATTATGAGAATACCTTTAAATTAGAACCAGACTCAAAGTTTAGAGCAGACAAGGTTAAACCTATAATAGACGACATTTTTGCCAAAAATCTAGAAG gaaGGAAATACGATCCAATCGAGTGTTCTATATTGTCCAAGTCACTAGCAGAGGAATTAAAGCTGAAAGTAAAGGAACTCAATTTTAAGAG ATATAAAATAATAAGTCTGGTGACCATTGGACAACAGAATGACCAAGGAGTAAGGATTGGGAGTAGATATCTCTGGGACCACGAGAGAGACAGTTTTGCATGCTCTTCATTCCACAACAAATATGTGTATGCTGTAGGCACTGTTTATGCTCTATATTACGAATAG